A genomic stretch from Sinorhizobium terangae includes:
- a CDS encoding Hsp70 family protein: MASALGLDFGTTNSVLALSQGVSTRSVVVESSTGKSDTTRTALSFLKKADRGPLQIEAGQAAIREFIDNPGECRFLQSIKTFAASALFQGTLVFAKRHDFEDLMYAFLARLRDYAGSEWSNELKRIVVGRPVQFAGANPDETLALERYNRALARFDFPEIHYVYEPVAAAFYFARTLDRDATVLVADFGGGTTDYSIIRFESEGGRLTATPVGHSGVGIAGDHFDFRIIDNIVSPLIGKGSLFKSFDKLLEVPSSYYANFGRWNQLSIFKTLKDFSELKKLVRASLEPEKLEAFVDLIEHDEGYPLYQAVSATKMRLSQEEETEFFFAPLGERARRTVRRADFETWIAPDLARIEQALDEVLEKTETAPAAIDKVFLTGGTSFVPAVRRVVDNRFDRSKIESGGELLSIAHGLALIGERQDIATWTAEAA; the protein is encoded by the coding sequence ATGGCATCCGCCCTCGGTCTCGATTTCGGCACAACCAATTCCGTGCTGGCATTGTCACAGGGTGTATCGACTCGCTCCGTCGTCGTCGAAAGCTCTACCGGCAAATCCGACACGACGCGGACGGCACTTTCGTTTCTGAAGAAAGCAGACCGCGGGCCGTTACAGATCGAAGCGGGACAGGCGGCGATCCGGGAATTCATCGACAATCCCGGCGAATGCCGCTTCCTCCAGTCGATCAAGACCTTCGCAGCGAGCGCGTTGTTCCAGGGCACGCTGGTCTTCGCCAAGCGGCACGATTTCGAGGACCTCATGTATGCGTTCCTCGCGCGGCTGAGGGACTATGCCGGCAGCGAATGGAGCAACGAGCTGAAACGCATCGTCGTCGGGCGTCCGGTGCAGTTTGCGGGCGCAAACCCGGACGAGACGCTGGCACTCGAGCGTTACAATCGCGCCTTGGCACGCTTTGACTTTCCGGAAATCCACTATGTCTACGAACCGGTCGCGGCCGCCTTCTATTTTGCACGAACGCTCGACAGGGACGCGACGGTGCTCGTCGCCGATTTCGGCGGTGGCACGACCGACTATTCAATCATCCGCTTCGAGAGCGAGGGCGGCCGGCTGACGGCGACGCCGGTCGGGCATTCCGGCGTCGGCATCGCCGGCGACCATTTCGATTTCCGCATCATCGACAATATCGTCTCGCCGCTCATCGGAAAGGGGAGTCTGTTCAAGAGCTTCGACAAGCTGCTTGAAGTGCCATCGAGCTACTACGCCAATTTCGGCCGCTGGAACCAGCTGTCGATCTTCAAGACGTTGAAGGACTTTTCCGAGCTGAAGAAACTTGTCCGGGCGAGCCTTGAGCCGGAAAAACTCGAAGCCTTCGTGGATCTGATCGAGCACGACGAAGGTTACCCGCTCTACCAGGCGGTTTCGGCCACCAAGATGCGACTGTCGCAGGAGGAAGAAACCGAGTTCTTCTTTGCGCCGCTCGGGGAGCGGGCTCGCCGGACGGTTCGACGCGCCGACTTCGAGACCTGGATCGCGCCTGACCTTGCCCGCATCGAACAGGCGCTCGATGAGGTACTTGAAAAGACCGAGACGGCGCCGGCAGCGATCGACAAGGTATTCCTTACGGGCGGCACGTCCTTCGTGCCGGCGGTAAGGCGAGTCGTCGACAACCGTTTCGACCGGTCAAAGATCGAAAGCGGCGGAGAACTCCTGTCGATCGCACATGGGCTGGCATTGATCGGCGAGCGGCAGGACATCGCGACCTGGACGGCTGAAGCCGCTTGA
- a CDS encoding ArnT family glycosyltransferase translates to MLEAFDRRPNAAFVAVAGYFLLCIVLRLAVSNSLEIDEAGVALQSQFLQLGYGPQPPFYNWLQYGLAQSIGASLATLSVLKNSLLFLSCLFYGLAARLVLSNWRLSAMAMLGVLTLPPVFLLAQRDLSHTVAALFTVSLFLYGFLRTLTRPTLFSYLLTGIAVGIGIISKYNFVLIPVSAIIAVLPERDLRAHVFDWRILPAIVIAALIVLPHSYWLLQNLDFASGGTLNEMREHEAQGRLLQALRGTYALGSAIIGGGLVSALVFGLVFRGKVRVIWQAENQWSRVVGRMIAICLVGVLLIVLGVAATHIREKWLVLYLMLVPLYLCLKIEAAKIDLTNMFRRFFLLVAFLALTALTIVSARAIVRPWFGDYSRLNIPYSDFAEAVAQAEGGQPALVVTNDKQIAGNLRTRFSAALVTMPKLNALPVDMTKRPLLVVWHDDTTQEAPIPDLLKDTLKASTIPEAAMMPRHLALPYIHGAGSDRYAFSYIWIAE, encoded by the coding sequence ATGCTTGAAGCCTTCGACCGACGCCCCAATGCGGCCTTCGTCGCGGTGGCCGGCTATTTTCTGTTGTGCATAGTCTTACGTCTTGCGGTGTCGAACTCTCTCGAGATCGATGAGGCTGGCGTGGCACTCCAGTCGCAATTCCTGCAGCTCGGATACGGGCCGCAGCCCCCATTCTATAACTGGCTGCAATACGGTCTGGCGCAGTCGATCGGCGCGTCGCTTGCGACGCTGTCAGTCCTCAAGAACAGCCTCCTGTTTCTTTCCTGCCTTTTTTACGGTCTGGCGGCACGCCTTGTCCTCAGTAACTGGCGCCTTTCGGCGATGGCGATGCTTGGCGTCCTGACGCTGCCGCCTGTATTCCTGCTGGCGCAGCGCGATCTCTCGCACACGGTCGCCGCGCTCTTCACGGTGTCGCTCTTTCTTTACGGCTTCCTGAGGACGCTCACACGGCCCACCCTGTTCTCGTACCTGCTGACAGGCATCGCCGTCGGCATCGGCATAATCTCGAAGTATAACTTCGTGTTGATCCCGGTCTCGGCGATAATTGCAGTCCTGCCGGAGCGCGACTTGCGGGCTCATGTCTTCGACTGGAGGATCCTGCCGGCGATCGTGATCGCCGCCCTCATTGTTCTGCCCCACAGCTACTGGCTATTGCAGAATCTCGACTTCGCCTCGGGCGGCACCTTGAACGAGATGAGGGAACATGAGGCGCAGGGGCGTTTGCTGCAGGCCTTGCGCGGAACCTACGCACTCGGATCGGCGATCATCGGCGGTGGCCTCGTTTCAGCACTCGTATTCGGCCTTGTCTTTCGCGGCAAGGTGCGCGTGATCTGGCAGGCGGAAAACCAGTGGAGCCGGGTCGTGGGGCGGATGATCGCGATCTGCCTGGTTGGGGTGCTGCTCATCGTGCTGGGTGTCGCGGCAACGCACATACGCGAGAAATGGCTCGTTCTCTATCTCATGCTTGTCCCGCTTTATCTTTGCCTCAAGATCGAAGCGGCGAAGATCGATCTCACCAACATGTTCCGGCGCTTCTTCCTGTTGGTGGCGTTTCTCGCCTTGACGGCACTCACCATCGTGTCGGCGCGCGCGATCGTGCGGCCATGGTTCGGCGACTATTCAAGGCTGAATATCCCCTATAGCGACTTCGCCGAAGCGGTGGCTCAAGCGGAGGGCGGGCAGCCGGCGCTCGTCGTTACCAATGACAAGCAAATTGCGGGAAATCTGCGCACACGGTTCAGCGCGGCGCTGGTCACCATGCCGAAGCTCAACGCGCTTCCGGTCGACATGACGAAGAGGCCGCTTCTGGTTGTCTGGCACGACGACACAACCCAGGAAGCGCCCATTCCCGACCTTCTGAAGGACACGCTCAAGGCTTCCACCATTCCGGAAGCGGCGATGATGCCGCGCCACCTCGCCCTCCCCTACATTCATGGCGCCGGCTCGGATCGTTACGCCTTCAGCTACATCTGGATCGCGGAGTGA
- a CDS encoding ABC transporter permease encodes MEWLTKFPHMDDNQLRELKKVIDEGFRAFTRAYGDGIESFFEPLQFFLIQSERFMTRTPWPIILILVALIAWLASRNWKIVAGCVGTLLVIGYFDMWDDTMKTISMIFVCTVLSIAIGIPIGIIMSRSDRFQNVVNPVLDVMQTMPSFVYLIPVVMLLGIGKVPGLIAVVIYAIPPMIRLTNLGIRLVDKDVLEAADAFGSSSWQKLKNVQMPLALPTIMAGINQTIMMALAMVVIASMIGVQGLGQPVLKAIANQYFTLGIFNGLAIVGIAIIFDRVSQAYGHRLQRHREIVHG; translated from the coding sequence ATGGAATGGCTGACCAAATTTCCGCATATGGACGATAATCAGCTTCGAGAGCTGAAGAAAGTGATCGACGAAGGTTTTCGGGCGTTCACCCGCGCCTATGGCGATGGCATCGAGTCTTTCTTCGAACCGCTGCAGTTCTTTCTGATCCAGTCTGAACGCTTCATGACGCGGACGCCCTGGCCGATCATCCTGATCCTGGTCGCGCTGATTGCCTGGCTCGCCAGCCGTAACTGGAAGATCGTAGCCGGTTGCGTCGGTACGCTTCTCGTCATCGGCTATTTCGATATGTGGGACGACACGATGAAGACGATCTCGATGATCTTCGTCTGTACCGTCCTGTCGATTGCGATCGGCATACCGATCGGCATCATCATGTCGCGCTCCGATCGTTTCCAGAACGTCGTCAATCCGGTGCTTGACGTCATGCAGACGATGCCAAGCTTCGTCTATCTCATTCCCGTGGTCATGCTGCTCGGCATCGGCAAGGTTCCCGGCCTGATTGCCGTCGTCATTTACGCCATCCCGCCGATGATCCGCCTTACCAATCTCGGTATCAGGCTGGTCGACAAGGATGTGCTCGAGGCGGCGGACGCCTTCGGTTCGTCGAGCTGGCAGAAGCTGAAGAACGTCCAGATGCCGCTTGCCTTGCCGACGATCATGGCCGGCATCAACCAGACGATCATGATGGCGCTCGCCATGGTTGTGATCGCCTCGATGATCGGTGTTCAGGGGCTGGGCCAGCCGGTTTTGAAGGCGATCGCCAACCAGTATTTCACGCTCGGCATCTTCAACGGACTGGCCATCGTCGGCATCGCGATTATCTTCGATCGCGTCAGCCAGGCCTATGGCCACCGCTTGCAGCGGCATCGCGAGATCGTTCACGGCTAA
- a CDS encoding ABC transporter substrate-binding protein encodes MKKFLATTCLAAGLLGLGSAASAAECGDVTIANMNWQSAEVLANVDKFILTEGYGCSAELVVGDTVPSITSMIEKGQPDIAPEGWVDLLPDVVNRGLQEGKLVGAAVALSDGAVQGWWVPKYIVDANPDIKTIDDVLKHKELFPDPEDPSKGAVFNGPQGWGGTVVTTQLYKAYGAEAAGFTLVDTGSAAGLDGSIAKAYERKQGWVGYYWAPTALLGKYEMVKLDHGVPNDMAEWKRCNTVADCPDPKKNDWPKDKVQTLVTKAFADRAGPAMEYLNARAWTNDTVNKLMAWMTDNQASGEEGAKHFLEENPDIWTKWVSPEVAEKIKAAL; translated from the coding sequence ATGAAGAAATTTCTTGCAACGACTTGTCTTGCTGCCGGCCTTCTCGGCCTGGGCAGCGCGGCGTCGGCGGCAGAATGCGGCGACGTGACGATCGCCAATATGAACTGGCAGAGCGCCGAAGTGCTGGCGAACGTGGACAAGTTCATCCTGACCGAGGGCTATGGCTGCAGCGCCGAGCTCGTCGTCGGTGATACGGTGCCGTCGATTACTTCGATGATTGAGAAGGGTCAGCCGGACATCGCGCCGGAAGGCTGGGTCGACCTGCTGCCGGATGTCGTCAATCGCGGCCTTCAGGAAGGCAAGCTCGTCGGCGCGGCGGTAGCGCTGTCTGACGGCGCAGTGCAGGGCTGGTGGGTGCCGAAATACATCGTCGACGCCAATCCGGATATCAAGACGATCGATGACGTGTTGAAGCACAAGGAACTCTTCCCAGATCCGGAGGATCCGAGCAAGGGTGCTGTCTTCAACGGTCCGCAGGGCTGGGGCGGCACGGTCGTGACGACGCAGCTCTACAAGGCCTACGGCGCCGAGGCCGCGGGCTTCACCCTGGTCGACACCGGCTCGGCCGCCGGCCTCGACGGTTCGATCGCCAAGGCCTACGAGCGCAAGCAGGGCTGGGTCGGCTATTACTGGGCGCCGACGGCGCTGCTCGGCAAGTACGAGATGGTCAAGCTCGACCATGGCGTGCCGAACGACATGGCCGAATGGAAGCGCTGCAACACGGTTGCGGATTGCCCGGATCCGAAGAAGAACGACTGGCCGAAGGACAAGGTCCAGACGCTGGTAACCAAGGCCTTTGCCGACCGTGCCGGCCCGGCCATGGAATACCTCAACGCGCGTGCCTGGACGAACGACACGGTCAACAAGTTGATGGCCTGGATGACCGACAACCAGGCGAGCGGCGAGGAAGGCGCCAAGCACTTCCTCGAGGAGAACCCGGACATCTGGACCAAGTGGGTTTCTCCGGAAGTTGCGGAGAAGATCAAGGCCGCGCTTTGA
- a CDS encoding uracil-DNA glycosylase, with amino-acid sequence MIPANHLSPAELAALLAFHADAGVEWLLEDEAVDRFAEFEAMKAKRAEARSAPQSAPTGTGQRQGAGAQQAAPAQSRSAAPAAPAASPPSVAIPDEQAIKEAQFAAETARSLPELRTAMESFNHCNLKNSARNLVFAEGDPASGIMIIGPMPYADDDRDGQPFAGRLGEMLERMLLGIGLARQDVLLTNVVPWRPPGNRVPSGREADICRPFIERQIALAEPKQLLLLGNFTARFFFGGADTIHQLRGEWRELSAGGHRVPALATLHPQDLVTAPVNKRFAWQDLLVFKAKINA; translated from the coding sequence ATGATCCCGGCCAACCACCTTTCCCCGGCAGAGCTTGCCGCCCTTCTCGCCTTCCATGCGGATGCGGGCGTCGAATGGTTGTTGGAAGACGAAGCCGTCGACCGGTTCGCAGAGTTCGAGGCGATGAAGGCGAAGCGCGCTGAGGCGCGCAGCGCCCCGCAAAGCGCTCCGACGGGCACCGGCCAAAGGCAAGGTGCGGGAGCGCAGCAAGCGGCACCCGCGCAGTCCCGCAGCGCCGCTCCCGCAGCACCGGCGGCCTCCCCTCCGTCGGTGGCGATTCCCGACGAGCAGGCCATTAAGGAGGCGCAATTCGCCGCGGAAACAGCGCGCTCGTTGCCGGAACTCAGAACGGCAATGGAATCCTTCAACCATTGCAACCTGAAAAACAGCGCCCGCAATCTCGTCTTCGCCGAGGGCGATCCCGCATCCGGGATCATGATCATTGGACCGATGCCCTATGCGGACGATGATCGCGATGGTCAGCCATTCGCCGGCAGGCTGGGCGAGATGCTCGAGCGTATGCTTTTGGGAATCGGCCTCGCCCGGCAGGATGTGCTGCTGACCAATGTCGTACCTTGGCGTCCGCCGGGAAATCGCGTGCCTTCGGGCCGCGAAGCGGATATCTGCCGCCCCTTCATCGAGCGACAGATCGCACTCGCCGAGCCGAAGCAATTGCTGCTTCTCGGAAACTTCACGGCGCGCTTCTTCTTCGGCGGTGCCGATACGATCCATCAATTGCGCGGGGAATGGCGCGAGCTTTCCGCAGGCGGCCACCGTGTTCCGGCACTGGCAACCCTGCATCCCCAGGATCTCGTGACCGCTCCGGTCAACAAGCGGTTTGCCTGGCAGGATCTGCTCGTCTTCAAGGCGAAGATCAACGCCTAA
- a CDS encoding electron transfer flavoprotein-ubiquinone oxidoreductase — translation MTERQELPERESMEFDVVIVGAGPAGLAAAIRLKQVNPELSVVVLEKGAEVGAHILSGAVVDPIGIDRLLPGWRDEPDHPFKTEVTDDHFLFLGPAGSIRLPNFLMPPLMNNHGNYIVSLGNVCRWLATHAEALGVEIYPGFAATEVLYNDEGAVVGVATGDMGIERSGEPGPNFARGMALLGKYTLIGEGVRGSLAKQLIAKFKLGEGRDVPKFGIGLKELWEVKPENHKPGLVQHSFGWPLDMRTGGGSFLYHLEDNLVAVGFVVHLNYKNPYLHPFEEFQRFKTHPAIRGTFEGGKRLSYGARAITEGGYQSVPKLSFPGGALIGCSAGFVNVPRIKGSHNAVLSGILAAEKLAEAIASGRANDEPIEIEHGWRDSAIGQDLKRVRNVKPLWSKFGTAVGVALGGLDMWTNQLFGFSFFGTLRHGKTDAASLEPAEQHQKIDYPKPDGVLTFDRLSSVFLSNTNHEEDQPIHLQVKDPDLQKRSEYDVFAGPSTRYCPAAVYEWVEKDGKPTFVINAQNCVHCKTCDIKDPNQNINWVPPQGGEGPVYPNM, via the coding sequence ATGACCGAACGACAGGAACTGCCGGAACGCGAGAGCATGGAATTCGACGTGGTGATCGTCGGCGCCGGACCGGCAGGGCTCGCGGCGGCGATCCGGCTGAAACAGGTCAATCCGGAACTTTCGGTCGTCGTTTTGGAAAAGGGCGCAGAAGTCGGCGCCCACATCCTCTCCGGTGCCGTCGTCGATCCGATCGGCATCGACCGGCTGTTGCCCGGCTGGCGAGACGAGCCGGACCATCCGTTCAAGACGGAAGTCACCGACGATCATTTCTTGTTCCTGGGTCCCGCCGGCTCGATCCGCCTGCCGAATTTCCTGATGCCGCCCCTGATGAACAATCATGGCAATTACATCGTCTCGCTCGGAAACGTCTGTCGCTGGCTCGCCACCCATGCAGAAGCCCTGGGCGTCGAGATCTATCCGGGTTTCGCCGCAACGGAAGTGCTCTACAACGACGAGGGCGCCGTGGTCGGCGTTGCCACCGGCGACATGGGCATCGAGCGCTCGGGCGAACCGGGACCGAACTTCGCCCGCGGCATGGCGCTCCTTGGCAAATACACGCTGATCGGCGAGGGCGTGCGCGGCTCGCTAGCCAAGCAGCTGATCGCCAAGTTCAAGCTTGGTGAGGGCCGCGACGTGCCGAAGTTCGGCATCGGCCTGAAGGAACTCTGGGAAGTGAAGCCGGAAAACCATAAGCCCGGCCTGGTGCAGCATTCCTTCGGCTGGCCGCTTGACATGAGGACCGGCGGCGGCTCCTTCCTTTATCACCTCGAGGACAATCTCGTCGCCGTCGGCTTCGTCGTCCACCTCAATTACAAGAACCCCTATCTCCATCCGTTCGAGGAATTCCAGCGCTTCAAGACGCATCCGGCAATCCGTGGCACCTTCGAGGGCGGCAAGCGCCTCTCCTATGGCGCGCGCGCCATCACCGAGGGTGGCTACCAGTCGGTGCCGAAGCTGTCCTTCCCCGGCGGTGCGCTGATCGGCTGTTCGGCCGGCTTCGTCAACGTGCCGCGCATCAAAGGCAGCCACAATGCGGTGCTGTCGGGCATTCTGGCGGCGGAGAAGCTCGCCGAGGCGATCGCCAGCGGCCGCGCCAATGACGAGCCGATTGAGATCGAACACGGCTGGCGAGACAGCGCCATCGGCCAGGACCTCAAGCGGGTGAGAAACGTCAAGCCGCTGTGGTCGAAGTTCGGCACCGCGGTCGGCGTCGCCCTCGGCGGCCTCGACATGTGGACGAACCAGTTGTTCGGCTTCTCCTTCTTCGGCACGCTGCGGCACGGCAAGACCGACGCGGCCTCGCTGGAACCGGCCGAACAGCACCAGAAGATCGACTATCCGAAGCCAGACGGCGTCTTGACCTTCGATCGCCTGTCCTCGGTGTTCCTGTCGAACACCAACCATGAGGAAGATCAGCCGATCCACCTGCAGGTGAAGGACCCCGACCTGCAGAAGCGGTCGGAATACGACGTCTTTGCTGGCCCGTCGACGCGCTATTGTCCGGCCGCCGTCTACGAGTGGGTGGAGAAGGACGGCAAGCCGACCTTCGTCATCAACGCCCAGAACTGCGTGCACTGCAAGACCTGCGACATCAAGGACCCGAACCAGAACATCAACTGGGTGCCGCCACAAGGGGGCGAAGGCCCGGTCTATCCGAACATGTAA
- a CDS encoding diacylglycerol/lipid kinase family protein, which translates to MKVKAVFNRDGGTFRSTDMEAYGRWVEEVFRAAGHEIEVAAVEAVDMRDTLERACRRGDLDAIVAGGGDGTISAAAAVAWKNRMPLGVIPAGTMNLFARSLKLPLDIWKAPAVLAHGRIIAADIGSADGRAFVHQFSMGLHARLVRYRKSYRFASRLGKIGASTRAAIGVVFNPPDFEIEFDADGHRERRHVSAISVSNNHFGHSTFMYADDVTSGHLGFYTAPPLNPAGVAKLAFAILRGKFRASPLITEMSAITVDLHFPKVDRKINCVIDGELLPMGRDVALRIHPGELKLLVGA; encoded by the coding sequence ATGAAAGTTAAGGCCGTCTTCAATCGAGATGGGGGAACCTTCCGTTCGACGGACATGGAGGCATACGGCAGGTGGGTGGAAGAGGTCTTTCGCGCTGCCGGACATGAGATCGAAGTCGCCGCTGTCGAGGCCGTCGACATGCGGGATACGCTCGAAAGAGCCTGTCGGCGGGGCGATCTCGATGCGATCGTTGCCGGCGGCGGCGACGGCACGATTTCGGCCGCTGCCGCAGTCGCGTGGAAGAACCGCATGCCGCTCGGAGTCATCCCGGCCGGTACGATGAACCTTTTCGCGCGCTCGTTGAAGCTGCCGCTCGATATCTGGAAGGCGCCGGCGGTTCTTGCTCATGGCAGAATTATCGCTGCCGATATTGGCAGCGCCGACGGCCGCGCTTTTGTTCATCAGTTTTCCATGGGCCTGCATGCCCGTCTGGTGCGGTATCGCAAATCCTACCGTTTCGCCTCGCGGCTTGGAAAGATCGGTGCAAGCACACGCGCGGCGATCGGCGTTGTTTTCAACCCGCCGGATTTTGAAATCGAGTTCGATGCCGACGGCCACAGGGAGCGCCGGCATGTTTCGGCGATTTCTGTCTCGAACAACCATTTCGGCCATTCCACGTTCATGTACGCGGACGACGTGACGAGCGGGCATCTCGGCTTCTACACCGCGCCGCCTCTGAATCCTGCCGGCGTCGCGAAGCTCGCCTTCGCCATCCTGCGCGGCAAGTTCCGCGCGAGCCCGTTGATCACGGAAATGAGCGCCATCACAGTCGACCTGCATTTCCCGAAAGTCGACCGAAAGATCAATTGCGTCATCGACGGCGAGCTTTTGCCTATGGGACGCGACGTGGCGCTACGGATACATCCTGGCGAGCTGAAGCTGCTGGTGGGAGCCTAG
- a CDS encoding glycosyltransferase family 2 protein has translation MNHIEEPVTALADKIEAIELSVVVPVFNEEDSVGPLVTRIRDALAGFSQPWELILVDDGSTDGTLANARAELFRPDLRLKIIELQKNFGQTAAMQAGIDAASGRLIATLDGDLQNDPNDIPRMVAAIEERQLDLLVGWRQNRRDGLLLRKIPSWCANRLIGKITGVRLHDYGCSLKVYRASIIKQVKLMGEMHRFIPAWVAGVVPSSRIGEMPVTHHARHFGTSKYGLSRMFRVILDLLAVLFFMRYKARPGHFFGSIGLATGGLSALILFYLAIDKFILGNDIGTRPMLVVGVMLFLSSVQLITTGILSEMMARAYFRDDETTSYIVRQVFDKGGPHA, from the coding sequence TTGAATCACATTGAAGAACCCGTGACGGCTCTTGCCGATAAAATTGAGGCCATCGAGCTGTCCGTCGTTGTCCCCGTGTTCAACGAAGAGGACAGCGTCGGGCCGCTTGTCACACGCATTCGTGACGCGCTGGCCGGTTTCAGCCAGCCGTGGGAACTGATCCTCGTGGATGACGGCAGCACCGATGGTACCCTTGCCAATGCCCGCGCCGAACTCTTTCGTCCGGACTTAAGGCTGAAGATCATCGAACTGCAGAAGAATTTCGGTCAGACTGCCGCCATGCAGGCCGGTATCGATGCCGCGTCCGGGCGATTGATCGCGACCCTCGACGGCGACCTGCAGAATGACCCCAATGACATTCCACGCATGGTCGCGGCAATCGAAGAGCGCCAATTGGACCTGCTCGTCGGGTGGAGACAGAATCGGCGGGACGGCCTGCTGCTCAGAAAAATTCCCTCATGGTGCGCCAACCGGCTGATCGGCAAGATCACCGGAGTGAGGCTCCATGACTACGGTTGCAGCCTGAAGGTCTATCGCGCCTCGATCATCAAACAAGTCAAACTGATGGGCGAAATGCACCGCTTCATCCCGGCGTGGGTCGCCGGTGTCGTGCCCAGCAGCCGGATCGGCGAGATGCCCGTTACCCACCACGCCCGGCACTTCGGTACGTCGAAATACGGACTCTCGCGCATGTTCCGCGTCATACTCGATCTCCTGGCCGTACTCTTCTTCATGCGCTACAAGGCGCGCCCCGGTCACTTTTTCGGATCGATCGGGCTTGCGACCGGCGGCTTGAGCGCACTCATCCTCTTCTATCTGGCCATCGACAAGTTCATTCTCGGCAATGACATCGGCACCCGCCCGATGCTGGTCGTGGGCGTGATGCTGTTCCTGTCTTCGGTCCAGCTCATCACCACCGGCATCCTTTCGGAAATGATGGCCCGCGCCTATTTCCGCGACGACGAGACGACGAGCTATATCGTGCGCCAGGTCTTCGATAAGGGAGGGCCGCATGCTTGA
- a CDS encoding Lrp/AsnC family transcriptional regulator codes for MPKLDKFDIAILKILQEDARATNVEIAERVNLSPSPCLRRIRNLEKSGVLRGYRADIDRKEVGLGLTVFVEIKVGHHSQENARRQQEALLGIPEVVSCFLISGNADFLAEVVVEDLSAYERLLTETLLALPGVTDIRSNFAIRSIKTGGPLKLPSLP; via the coding sequence ATGCCAAAACTTGATAAATTCGATATTGCCATTCTGAAGATCCTCCAGGAGGATGCGCGCGCGACCAATGTCGAGATCGCCGAGCGCGTGAACTTGTCGCCGTCGCCCTGCCTGAGACGGATTCGCAATCTTGAGAAATCAGGCGTTTTGCGCGGCTATCGCGCCGATATCGACCGCAAGGAGGTCGGCCTTGGCCTGACGGTTTTCGTCGAAATCAAGGTTGGCCATCACAGCCAGGAAAACGCACGCCGCCAGCAGGAAGCGCTGCTTGGCATTCCGGAGGTGGTCTCCTGCTTTCTGATCTCCGGCAATGCCGATTTCCTGGCGGAGGTCGTGGTCGAGGACCTCTCGGCCTATGAGAGGCTTTTGACCGAGACGCTGCTTGCCCTGCCGGGCGTTACCGATATCCGATCGAACTTCGCTATCCGGTCGATCAAGACGGGCGGACCGCTGAAGCTGCCTTCGTTGCCATGA
- a CDS encoding DMT family transporter: MVALTLDRGSAAPAVAGYAGAFITVMIWATWILATRHTAATALGTIDLGLIRYGIPALVLAPVWLKTGLIPKTLPRGLLAMMVAGSGAVFFQVAAFAIHATPAVSVGVLLGGSMPLATALIGVAFFGERPDRMRLVGFGAIIIGVTILLVRSLGASDGSAWTGYMLLPAAATLWAIYTHAFRRSGLSAVEGSALIAVWSFLIHLVLAAVSGTSTLMSVPLGEVGLQVLSQGVLSGLAATLAYGFAVRRLGGTQAAAFTALTPVLAMFGGAALLGETIGPFEIAAAVVTSAGVALSTGILSPKQA, encoded by the coding sequence ATGGTTGCGCTGACACTCGATCGCGGCTCCGCCGCACCTGCCGTGGCCGGTTATGCCGGCGCTTTCATCACCGTGATGATCTGGGCGACCTGGATTCTGGCCACGCGGCATACTGCAGCGACGGCGCTCGGGACGATCGACCTCGGCCTCATTCGCTACGGGATACCGGCACTCGTGCTTGCGCCTGTCTGGCTGAAGACAGGCCTCATACCCAAGACGCTGCCGCGGGGGCTTCTTGCGATGATGGTGGCGGGTTCGGGCGCTGTCTTCTTCCAGGTGGCCGCCTTCGCCATCCATGCAACGCCCGCTGTGTCCGTCGGTGTTCTGCTCGGCGGCTCGATGCCGCTCGCGACCGCGTTGATCGGTGTCGCATTCTTCGGCGAGCGCCCCGATCGCATGCGCCTCGTCGGCTTTGGCGCCATCATAATCGGCGTCACCATCCTGCTCGTTCGCAGCCTTGGCGCGTCGGATGGATCCGCCTGGACGGGCTACATGCTGCTGCCCGCGGCCGCGACGCTCTGGGCGATCTACACGCATGCGTTCCGCCGCTCGGGCTTGAGCGCCGTGGAGGGCAGTGCGCTGATTGCGGTCTGGTCGTTTCTCATTCACCTCGTCCTGGCGGCCGTCTCGGGCACCAGCACGCTCATGAGCGTTCCGCTCGGCGAGGTCGGTCTTCAGGTTTTGAGTCAGGGCGTTCTTTCCGGTTTGGCGGCAACGCTCGCCTATGGTTTTGCGGTCCGTCGCCTCGGCGGCACACAGGCGGCGGCCTTCACCGCCTTGACGCCCGTGCTCGCCATGTTCGGTGGAGCGGCACTGCTTGGCGAAACGATCGGCCCGTTCGAGATCGCTGCCGCGGTCGTCACCTCGGCCGGCGTCGCCCTCTCCACCGGCATTCTCTCTCCAAAACAGGCTTGA